The Roseiconus lacunae genome has a segment encoding these proteins:
- a CDS encoding DoxX family protein: MKHLLLSPLRLVVGWGISPRILGILAIAMLVLLRLTIGFHFFTEGRDKVRQGDWDAAPFFANAKGPYEEHFHQMVWDRHGEFRLNPENHEWWLGEYADRAADYYQFTDKEKKATDDALKTLLKNLELILESNADEIREYKLGLAQVEKLRQDPARQGVESLADQVQTVRRENDAKIKPVLAEIDQLWSAYEGTVNSLAAPNQRQQSPPIQITRPRLERVDTSLLNRVVPYFDLAIGWCLLLGLFTPVAALAAAGFLGSVFLSQLPPATGPSSTMYQLVECMACLVLAATGAGRFAGLDYFLHLIVRKSLAKDPVEKK; this comes from the coding sequence GTGAAACATCTTCTCTTATCCCCGTTGCGACTGGTGGTCGGCTGGGGAATCTCGCCTCGGATACTGGGAATCCTCGCGATTGCCATGCTTGTCCTGCTTCGGTTGACGATTGGATTTCATTTTTTCACCGAAGGCCGCGATAAAGTCCGCCAAGGCGATTGGGACGCGGCACCGTTTTTCGCCAATGCCAAAGGCCCTTATGAAGAACACTTCCACCAAATGGTGTGGGACCGTCACGGCGAGTTCCGTTTGAACCCCGAGAATCACGAATGGTGGTTGGGTGAGTATGCCGACCGCGCGGCCGACTACTATCAGTTCACCGACAAAGAAAAGAAGGCCACCGACGATGCGTTGAAAACGTTGCTCAAGAACCTGGAATTGATCCTGGAGAGCAACGCCGACGAGATCCGTGAGTATAAACTTGGCCTCGCTCAGGTCGAAAAGCTGCGTCAAGACCCTGCCCGTCAGGGGGTCGAAAGTCTTGCCGACCAAGTCCAAACAGTCCGGCGGGAGAACGACGCCAAGATTAAACCAGTCCTGGCGGAAATCGACCAATTGTGGAGTGCTTACGAAGGCACCGTTAATTCTCTCGCCGCCCCGAATCAACGACAACAGTCGCCACCGATTCAAATCACCCGGCCCCGATTGGAACGCGTCGACACGTCACTGCTCAATCGAGTGGTGCCCTACTTTGATTTGGCGATCGGATGGTGTTTGCTTTTGGGGTTGTTTACACCCGTTGCCGCGTTAGCCGCCGCAGGTTTTCTCGGTTCAGTATTCCTGAGCCAATTGCCACCCGCGACGGGGCCCAGCAGCACGATGTATCAGTTGGTCGAGTGCATGGCCTGCTTGGTATTAGCCGCGACCGGGGCCGGACGATTCGCCGGCTTGGATTACTTCTTGCACCTGATCGTTCGAAAGTCGCTGGCGAAAGATCCGGTCGAAAAGAAGTAA
- a CDS encoding Gfo/Idh/MocA family protein produces the protein MVDKLSADERTVGEENYYNAVSSYYDVNRRDFLRGIVGAGVVSGAGLGAAYFGYGEVKDPVRVAVIGTGDEGNVLIGGCNPNYVDVRAICDIRPFSQHRAFHGDCSSASALVRRPGLIRVAGYKDESEARKHVKVYDGLTTGGIMECLDDPDIEAVIIALPLWLHAPVAALAMERGLHVLTEKLMAHNVAQCKVMSRMAAELKDKKGNPIHLATGHQRHYNVKYENAVNLIRWGLLGQLHHIRAQWHRGNLPGRDSWSMPIPGGEKDENGKLFDRIAKDLDHRRRALENATSAADIERLQAEVAQWEAWDADKMLNDQLSKFGYNDFSVKFPGGKEEMFSAAEELHRWRLFQRTGAGLMAELGSHQLDAVSIFLSSLREDGKKVHPLSVHAVGGRHIMPRDREVGDHIYCTFEFPGPEYPETFDVGYHDRVEGYPNGAVPGYEQDPNKKVVVTYSTINGNGFGGWGEVVMGSKGTLVLDKEQDVLLYRNSDTSSKVGVKKDAAGSYALDTSASGDFAAPVAQAAATGPVSRGYREEIEHWAFCIRNPDPENKPRCYPEVAMGDAVIALGANQALKNAAAGKGGYLQFKEEWFDVNSDETPDGSDIAREQEAMLKDVS, from the coding sequence ATGGTCGACAAGCTTTCTGCGGACGAGCGTACCGTCGGAGAAGAGAATTACTACAACGCCGTTTCAAGCTACTACGATGTTAACCGACGCGATTTTTTGCGCGGCATCGTTGGTGCCGGTGTGGTCAGTGGTGCGGGACTAGGAGCCGCTTATTTCGGTTACGGCGAAGTCAAGGATCCTGTCCGCGTTGCCGTCATCGGAACCGGTGACGAGGGCAACGTCTTGATCGGCGGTTGTAATCCAAACTACGTCGACGTCCGTGCGATCTGTGACATTCGACCCTTTAGTCAACACCGTGCTTTTCACGGTGACTGTAGTAGCGCATCGGCGTTGGTCCGCCGTCCCGGTTTGATCCGCGTTGCAGGATACAAAGACGAATCGGAGGCGCGGAAGCATGTCAAGGTTTACGATGGTCTCACGACCGGTGGCATCATGGAATGTTTGGATGATCCAGACATCGAAGCTGTCATTATCGCGTTGCCGCTTTGGTTGCATGCCCCCGTGGCCGCACTCGCGATGGAGCGTGGCTTGCATGTGTTGACTGAAAAGCTGATGGCCCACAATGTCGCCCAGTGCAAAGTGATGAGCCGGATGGCGGCTGAACTGAAGGACAAAAAGGGCAACCCCATTCACTTGGCCACCGGTCACCAACGGCACTACAACGTCAAGTACGAAAACGCCGTGAACTTGATCCGTTGGGGACTGCTCGGACAATTGCACCACATCCGCGCACAGTGGCACCGTGGAAACTTGCCGGGCCGGGATAGTTGGTCGATGCCAATTCCCGGTGGCGAAAAGGACGAAAACGGCAAGCTCTTTGATCGCATCGCCAAGGACTTGGACCATCGGCGCCGGGCACTCGAAAACGCGACCTCTGCGGCGGACATCGAACGTCTTCAAGCCGAAGTCGCTCAGTGGGAAGCTTGGGATGCCGACAAAATGCTGAACGATCAGCTATCGAAGTTTGGCTACAACGACTTCAGCGTCAAATTTCCCGGCGGCAAAGAAGAGATGTTCTCGGCAGCCGAAGAACTTCACCGCTGGCGTTTATTCCAACGAACCGGTGCAGGTTTGATGGCTGAACTCGGCAGTCACCAACTTGACGCAGTCAGTATTTTCCTGTCGTCACTGCGTGAAGACGGAAAGAAAGTTCATCCATTGTCGGTTCATGCCGTCGGCGGACGCCACATCATGCCGCGTGACCGTGAAGTCGGCGACCATATTTACTGCACGTTCGAGTTCCCCGGACCAGAGTATCCCGAAACGTTTGACGTCGGTTACCACGATCGCGTTGAAGGCTATCCCAATGGTGCCGTCCCCGGTTACGAACAAGACCCGAACAAGAAGGTCGTCGTAACTTACAGCACGATCAACGGGAACGGTTTCGGCGGTTGGGGCGAAGTCGTGATGGGGAGCAAGGGTACCTTGGTCTTGGATAAAGAACAGGACGTCTTGCTGTACCGCAATAGCGACACCAGCAGCAAGGTTGGTGTAAAGAAGGACGCCGCCGGATCCTACGCTCTGGACACCAGCGCCAGCGGTGACTTTGCCGCTCCGGTTGCCCAGGCAGCCGCGACCGGTCCGGTCAGCCGTGGCTACCGCGAGGAAATCGAGCACTGGGCATTCTGCATTCGCAACCCCGACCCAGAGAACAAGCCACGTTGTTATCCAGAAGTCGCAATGGGCGATGCGGTGATCGCACTCGGTGCCAACCAAGCACTCAAGAACGCGGCTGCCGGAAAAGGCGGCTACTTGCAGTTCAAAGAAGAATGGTTCGACGTGAACAGTGACGAAACCCCTGATGGAAGCGACATCGCTCGCGAACAGGAGGCCATGCTCAAGGACGTGTCCTAG
- a CDS encoding EF-hand domain-containing protein: MNAQKQLFGGFLVALLVVCTTPAVAQRGGDDDGGRGGFRGGPPGGFRGGPPGGGFPGGGPPGGGFRGGSPGGDRGGAPGGDRGGRGGDRGGRGGDRGGFDPSSFLSRLDRNGNGTIDPDEQQGPAQFLIQRLQSADPSIKPGQPISIKRVTDAFQKMREGGGRDSSRGSSGSDDDGLTPDLLVPGFGAEVEEEALPTLLGFGAAAEMMSVAVTDKDREEARNTIRRYDRNRNGVLDKNEITSRFSGNPLDFDRNKDGRLTENELAVRYARRRETTEDSRRDDRDRRRDRDRDSGDSELVDVYGGRKSYRVMSDEDLPKDLPGYFAEKDKNRDGQIEMAEFAEKWDDDTVADFFRSDLNRDGFITIPEAYQAVEENASATTMASTSGSSDSSSNTSAAAAPAGKADDKMIGYAERIIGRYDKNNDKQLVKSEYEKMLMSPVDADANKDGIITVNEYALWMQSRRSR, encoded by the coding sequence ATGAACGCACAAAAACAACTCTTCGGCGGATTTTTGGTCGCACTCCTGGTCGTTTGTACCACGCCTGCGGTTGCGCAGCGAGGCGGAGATGACGACGGCGGACGTGGCGGTTTTCGCGGCGGACCTCCCGGAGGCTTTCGCGGAGGCCCTCCCGGTGGTGGATTCCCGGGTGGAGGCCCTCCCGGCGGTGGGTTTCGTGGAGGTTCACCCGGTGGCGACCGCGGCGGCGCTCCCGGCGGCGACCGAGGCGGTCGGGGGGGAGACCGAGGCGGACGAGGTGGCGATCGTGGCGGTTTTGATCCGAGCAGCTTTTTGAGCCGGCTGGATCGCAACGGTAACGGCACCATCGATCCGGATGAACAGCAGGGGCCGGCACAGTTTCTGATTCAACGATTGCAATCCGCCGACCCAAGCATCAAGCCGGGGCAACCGATTTCGATCAAGCGAGTCACCGACGCATTCCAAAAAATGCGTGAAGGCGGCGGGCGCGACTCTTCACGAGGCTCTTCGGGGTCTGACGATGATGGTTTGACGCCTGATTTGCTTGTCCCTGGCTTCGGAGCCGAAGTCGAAGAAGAAGCTCTTCCGACACTACTCGGTTTCGGCGCCGCGGCTGAGATGATGTCCGTTGCGGTGACCGACAAGGACCGCGAAGAAGCTCGGAACACGATTCGCCGCTACGACCGAAACCGCAACGGTGTGTTGGACAAGAACGAGATTACCAGTCGTTTCTCCGGCAATCCTCTCGATTTCGATCGCAATAAGGACGGCCGTTTGACTGAAAATGAATTGGCCGTTCGGTACGCTCGACGTCGAGAAACGACCGAAGATTCTCGGCGTGATGACCGTGACCGTCGTCGTGATCGCGACCGCGATTCGGGCGATTCAGAGTTAGTTGACGTGTATGGCGGGCGGAAATCGTACCGTGTGATGTCCGATGAAGACTTGCCCAAGGATCTTCCAGGCTACTTTGCCGAGAAAGATAAGAATCGAGATGGCCAAATCGAAATGGCTGAGTTCGCCGAGAAGTGGGACGACGATACGGTTGCCGATTTCTTTCGATCGGATCTCAACCGTGATGGGTTCATCACGATCCCGGAGGCGTATCAAGCGGTCGAAGAAAATGCGTCCGCCACGACGATGGCGTCAACGAGTGGTAGTTCAGATTCGTCATCAAATACATCCGCAGCTGCCGCACCGGCTGGGAAAGCAGATGACAAGATGATCGGTTACGCCGAGCGGATCATCGGTCGTTACGACAAGAATAACGACAAACAACTCGTCAAAAGCGAGTACGAAAAGATGTTGATGAGTCCGGTGGATGCCGACGCCAACAAAGACGGCATCATCACCGTAAACGAATACGCGTTGTGGATGCAATCACGACGGAGTCGCTGA
- a CDS encoding ATP-dependent helicase → MSLAHGLNPAQSDAVNTLSGPLLVLAGAGTGKTRVVTFRIANLIRNGTSPDRILAVTFTNKAAGEMKERIGELLGYSKRRKKKGEKRPEPTISTFHAHCVRVLRRHAKALGYPAKFSIYDRSDQESLARSILRELRLPGTALKPGDLLNIISNWKNASIMPERAPLEASNDKEHLAAAGYRRYQEGLKSRGAMDFDDLLLQTEILFDEHPAIRDEEAGRFDHVLVDEYQDTNGSQYRITKHLAGKHRNLCVVGDDDQSIYAWRGADVTHILNFKNDWPDAKVVCLEANYRSCGSILEMANRLIQFNKYRHDKVLRPSRPDGIRPRIAQHKDEIKESQSVVGEIKHLIENEHVQPRDIAILFRTNEQPRLFETELRKADVPYVMLGSQSFFDRREVRDMVAYLKWIDQPDDEVSLLRVINTPARGLSPKAVKTLMEHAVAAGVPIWQIMQKPDVVAELSPAAQRGVAQLQSIHHDVNTRAKSESLSAAMETLLTQTSYSDEINRLYDEPEDRQNRMASLGEVTNALSAFEDNRENADLTGFLADIALSGREMGNEKDKLAMQNAVWLLTLHAAKGLEFPVVYMVGLEEGLLPHSRSVKSGRDEDIAEERRLCYVGITRAQEKLTMSLALTRRKWGKPRPTIPSQFLYEVTGQAENAKKYQRQQRPVAR, encoded by the coding sequence ATCTCGTTGGCTCACGGATTGAACCCCGCGCAATCAGACGCGGTCAACACGCTCTCTGGACCACTCTTGGTGCTCGCCGGCGCGGGGACCGGTAAGACCCGTGTGGTCACGTTCCGGATCGCCAATTTGATCCGCAACGGAACCTCTCCCGATCGTATCCTTGCGGTAACGTTCACCAACAAGGCCGCCGGCGAAATGAAGGAGCGGATCGGTGAGCTGCTGGGGTATTCCAAACGCAGAAAAAAGAAGGGTGAGAAACGGCCTGAGCCAACGATCAGTACCTTCCACGCCCACTGCGTCCGAGTTTTAAGGCGGCACGCCAAAGCACTCGGTTATCCCGCCAAGTTTTCCATCTATGACCGCAGCGATCAAGAGTCACTTGCGCGCTCCATTTTGCGAGAATTGCGTTTGCCCGGCACGGCACTCAAACCCGGTGACTTACTGAACATCATCAGCAATTGGAAAAATGCGTCGATCATGCCCGAGCGGGCGCCGTTGGAGGCCTCCAATGACAAAGAACACCTCGCCGCGGCGGGCTACCGTCGCTACCAAGAGGGTTTGAAAAGTCGTGGCGCGATGGACTTTGATGACCTGCTCCTGCAAACCGAGATTCTGTTCGACGAACATCCGGCGATCCGTGACGAAGAGGCCGGTCGATTTGATCACGTCTTGGTCGATGAATACCAAGATACGAACGGCAGTCAGTATCGGATCACCAAACATTTGGCCGGCAAACATCGAAACCTTTGTGTCGTCGGTGATGATGATCAATCCATCTATGCGTGGCGGGGCGCCGATGTCACGCACATCCTGAATTTCAAGAACGATTGGCCTGACGCCAAGGTTGTTTGTTTGGAAGCGAACTACCGAAGTTGCGGGTCGATCCTTGAAATGGCGAATCGCTTGATCCAGTTCAACAAGTATCGGCACGACAAAGTCCTGCGTCCTTCCCGTCCGGACGGCATCCGGCCACGAATCGCTCAGCACAAAGACGAGATTAAGGAATCCCAGTCCGTCGTGGGCGAAATCAAGCACCTCATTGAAAATGAGCACGTTCAGCCACGTGACATCGCGATCTTGTTTCGCACTAACGAACAACCACGGTTGTTCGAAACCGAACTCCGGAAGGCAGACGTTCCATACGTCATGTTGGGAAGCCAATCGTTCTTCGATCGTCGTGAAGTACGCGACATGGTGGCGTACTTGAAATGGATCGATCAGCCTGACGACGAAGTCTCGTTGTTGCGAGTCATCAACACGCCGGCGCGTGGGTTGAGCCCAAAGGCGGTCAAGACGTTGATGGAGCACGCCGTCGCTGCGGGAGTTCCGATTTGGCAAATCATGCAAAAGCCCGACGTCGTTGCCGAACTTTCACCGGCCGCCCAGCGGGGTGTCGCGCAGCTTCAGTCGATTCACCACGATGTGAACACACGCGCGAAAAGCGAATCGCTCTCGGCGGCGATGGAAACACTGCTGACACAAACGTCCTATAGTGACGAAATCAACCGTTTATACGACGAACCCGAAGACCGACAAAACCGCATGGCATCGCTTGGCGAAGTCACCAACGCGTTGTCCGCTTTCGAAGACAACCGTGAAAACGCCGACTTGACCGGCTTCTTGGCCGACATCGCGCTTTCTGGTCGCGAGATGGGAAATGAAAAAGACAAGCTGGCGATGCAAAACGCCGTTTGGTTGTTGACGCTGCACGCCGCGAAAGGCCTGGAGTTCCCTGTCGTTTATATGGTTGGCTTGGAAGAAGGCTTATTGCCCCATTCGCGAAGCGTCAAATCGGGACGCGACGAGGATATCGCCGAAGAACGACGCCTCTGCTACGTTGGGATCACTCGCGCCCAAGAAAAACTAACGATGTCGCTCGCATTGACTCGGCGAAAATGGGGCAAGCCACGCCCGACAATCCCCAGCCAATTTCTGTACGAAGTCACCGGCCAAGCCGAAAACGCAAAGAAATACCAGCGTCAACAACGGCCGGTTGCCCGTTAG
- the ispD gene encoding 2-C-methyl-D-erythritol 4-phosphate cytidylyltransferase: MNQFISSVAVIMPAAGSGQRFGSDQNKLFTLLDGKPIWEQTATVLRSHRAVKRIVMPISDRDRDYFVSVGAAAVASLGIELVSGGAQRTESVGAGLNLVIDDPAIELVAVHDAARPLVKPGELDRVFERASQTGAAILASPVTATVKQTLDEGQSCRTIDRSTLWLAQTPQVFRPSILRQAYQRHRGRPATDDAELVSRTGTEVALVECSAENIKITHRGDLAIAEALVNSRKQNSKTTNHDE, translated from the coding sequence ATGAATCAATTCATTTCTTCGGTCGCGGTGATCATGCCCGCGGCGGGTAGCGGACAACGATTTGGATCGGACCAAAATAAGTTGTTCACGTTGCTCGACGGAAAGCCGATCTGGGAACAAACCGCGACGGTCCTGCGCAGTCACCGAGCGGTCAAGCGGATCGTGATGCCGATATCCGATCGCGACCGGGACTACTTTGTGTCTGTCGGGGCGGCGGCCGTTGCGTCGTTAGGAATTGAACTGGTTTCGGGAGGTGCCCAGCGAACCGAAAGTGTCGGTGCGGGTCTTAATCTGGTAATCGATGATCCGGCGATCGAATTGGTCGCCGTACACGACGCCGCGCGGCCGCTCGTCAAGCCCGGTGAACTCGATCGTGTGTTCGAACGGGCGTCGCAAACCGGCGCTGCAATCCTGGCTAGCCCCGTGACTGCGACCGTCAAGCAAACACTTGACGAGGGGCAATCGTGTCGCACCATCGATCGCAGCACGCTGTGGTTGGCCCAGACACCCCAGGTGTTTCGGCCTTCCATTTTGCGTCAAGCTTATCAGCGACATCGGGGCAGACCCGCGACCGACGATGCCGAATTGGTCTCCCGGACGGGGACAGAGGTCGCACTGGTCGAGTGCTCCGCCGAAAATATTAAAATCACACACCGGGGCGATTTGGCAATTGCCGAAGCCTTGGTGAACAGCCGAAAGCAGAACAGTAAGACAACGAACCACGATGAGTGA
- a CDS encoding sugar phosphate isomerase/epimerase family protein: MAELKLAIRLDCLKLPLKKSLDVAARMGVRAVELNGRGEVHPENLTETGLRHLKKLLDERNLRVASLRFQTRRGYDNLHELQRRVEATKSAMQLAYKLGAGSVVNHIGYVPDDQADPRFETLESVLQDLGRYGAKVGAFLAAETGAESGETLASILDKDDEGFVAVAYNPGQLVVNRHDAVEALRVLRGRIQVVCATDGVLDLAAGRGIRVPIGEGTVDYPQVLATLDDAGFTGPLVVGREDSSFEEIQQGVSYLQNLVLF, from the coding sequence ATGGCCGAACTTAAACTCGCGATCCGCCTGGACTGCCTAAAACTACCACTAAAAAAATCTCTCGACGTGGCCGCTCGGATGGGCGTTCGTGCCGTGGAGCTAAACGGCCGCGGCGAGGTACATCCGGAAAATCTGACCGAAACGGGACTGCGGCATTTAAAGAAGCTTCTCGATGAACGCAACTTACGGGTCGCTAGTTTACGTTTTCAAACACGCCGTGGGTACGACAATCTTCACGAGCTTCAGCGGAGAGTCGAGGCGACCAAGTCGGCGATGCAGTTGGCCTACAAGTTAGGGGCTGGATCGGTTGTCAACCACATCGGTTACGTCCCTGATGATCAAGCTGATCCTCGTTTTGAGACGTTGGAATCGGTTCTCCAAGACCTTGGCCGCTACGGCGCAAAAGTCGGAGCGTTCTTAGCGGCAGAAACGGGCGCGGAGTCTGGCGAGACGTTGGCATCAATCCTCGACAAAGACGATGAGGGATTCGTCGCGGTTGCTTATAACCCAGGACAGCTGGTCGTCAATCGACATGATGCGGTGGAGGCGCTTCGAGTATTGCGAGGTCGAATCCAAGTTGTCTGTGCGACCGACGGAGTTCTTGATTTGGCGGCGGGACGTGGCATTCGTGTGCCAATCGGGGAAGGCACCGTGGACTACCCCCAAGTTCTGGCGACGCTTGACGACGCAGGCTTCACCGGACCACTCGTCGTCGGGCGTGAGGATTCAAGTTTTGAAGAGATTCAACAGGGTGTTTCGTATCTCCAGAACCTGGTCTTGTTTTAG
- the tyrS gene encoding tyrosine--tRNA ligase: MSEQDLISELKWRGLIHQSTDEAGLDKLLQSGPQTVYIGFDPTATSLHVGSLMQLMMLRRFQNAGHRPIALVGGATGMIGDPSGKSEERNLLTADQLDANVAGIENQMRKYLSFEGDQAALLLNNFDWMKEYSYLEFLRDIGKNFPVGAMMGKESVRARLGSEAGLSYTEFSYMLLQAYDFVYLCKNHDCRIQAGGSDQWGNVTAGIDLARRMLSKQVFGLTAPLLTTSDGRKMGKTEKGTVWLDPEKTSPYEFFQYWVNVDDSDVMRCIAYLTEIDQDEYNRLAEATKSDPAARTAQKRLAEWLVNFVHGEDGIRSAQAASKVLFGGEIEALDDHQLGQIFADVPNKQLNRDMLSGEGLWIVEALQLAGLATSSSDARRGIKEGGVYLNNRRTTDMNLKLTESDLASESVMILRRGKKKYALLKFA, translated from the coding sequence ATGAGTGAACAAGACCTAATTTCCGAGTTGAAGTGGCGCGGGTTGATCCATCAATCAACCGACGAGGCCGGTCTCGATAAACTGCTCCAATCGGGGCCACAGACGGTTTACATTGGGTTCGATCCCACCGCGACATCACTGCATGTCGGTTCCCTGATGCAGTTAATGATGCTGCGCCGTTTTCAGAATGCCGGGCACCGACCGATCGCGCTCGTTGGTGGGGCGACTGGCATGATTGGTGATCCCAGCGGTAAAAGCGAAGAACGCAACTTGCTAACGGCGGATCAGCTGGACGCTAACGTAGCCGGCATCGAAAACCAGATGCGAAAGTATTTGTCCTTCGAAGGCGATCAGGCAGCGTTGTTGCTCAATAACTTCGATTGGATGAAGGAGTACAGCTACCTCGAATTTTTGCGTGATATCGGCAAAAACTTTCCCGTCGGTGCGATGATGGGAAAGGAATCGGTGCGTGCGCGATTGGGCAGCGAGGCAGGGTTGAGCTACACCGAATTTAGCTACATGCTGCTACAGGCCTATGACTTCGTGTACCTATGCAAGAATCATGACTGTCGGATTCAGGCAGGTGGCAGCGATCAATGGGGCAATGTGACCGCCGGAATCGATTTGGCGCGGCGAATGTTGTCAAAACAGGTTTTTGGTCTGACCGCGCCCCTGTTGACGACGTCCGACGGTCGCAAAATGGGCAAAACCGAGAAGGGAACGGTTTGGTTGGATCCAGAAAAGACCAGCCCCTACGAGTTTTTCCAATACTGGGTCAATGTGGACGATAGCGATGTGATGCGATGCATTGCCTACCTGACTGAAATTGACCAAGACGAGTACAACCGCCTGGCCGAAGCGACGAAATCTGATCCGGCCGCTCGCACGGCTCAAAAGCGACTCGCCGAATGGCTCGTGAATTTCGTTCATGGTGAAGACGGCATTCGGTCCGCCCAGGCTGCCAGCAAGGTGCTCTTCGGCGGTGAAATCGAAGCATTGGATGATCACCAACTCGGACAGATTTTCGCCGACGTTCCCAATAAGCAACTCAATCGCGACATGCTGTCCGGCGAAGGATTGTGGATCGTCGAAGCACTGCAATTGGCCGGGTTAGCAACCAGCAGTAGCGATGCCCGCCGAGGCATTAAAGAGGGGGGCGTTTACCTCAATAACCGGCGTACAACCGACATGAACCTCAAATTGACCGAGTCAGACTTGGCGAGTGAGTCGGTGATGATCTTACGGCGCGGTAAAAAGAAGTACGCTTTGTTAAAATTTGCTTGA
- a CDS encoding Gfo/Idh/MocA family protein gives MALVGGGQGSFIGRVHSIAACLDNRATLVAGALSSNPERAKASAPDYGIAEDRAYTSYQEMLEAELKLPEGERIDFVSIATPNHVHFEVADAAIKAGFNVVCDKPMTFDLAQAEQLLETVQANDAVFALSHNYTGYPLVRQAREMIASGELGEINAVRAQYIQGWLRTSLEEEDQKQAAWRTDPSKSGAAGAFGDIATHAYNLGRYMTGLLPDQVSCSLKTFVEGRKLDDYGTAVIRYENGALGTVTASQISHGRENDLEIEIDGTKGSLRWRQENPNEMIYRQNGKAHQILTRDPNAPFMNSMGAAACRLPSGHPEAFFEAFANVYASAFDAMAERAAGKSVEKKDTVYTNCYDGVEGMYFIQQCVASSGENAAWVPLKHEAARR, from the coding sequence ATGGCACTGGTTGGCGGAGGACAAGGCTCGTTCATCGGCCGCGTCCATTCCATTGCCGCTTGCTTGGACAATCGTGCGACCTTGGTCGCCGGAGCACTCAGTAGCAACCCCGAACGCGCAAAGGCTTCCGCACCGGACTACGGGATCGCTGAAGACCGTGCCTACACCAGCTATCAAGAAATGCTGGAAGCGGAATTGAAACTTCCCGAGGGCGAGCGAATCGATTTCGTCAGCATCGCGACGCCAAACCACGTTCACTTTGAAGTCGCCGATGCGGCAATCAAAGCCGGCTTTAACGTGGTTTGTGACAAGCCGATGACGTTCGATCTTGCCCAGGCAGAACAGCTGCTCGAAACCGTTCAAGCCAACGACGCGGTGTTCGCGCTCTCGCACAACTACACCGGCTATCCGCTCGTTCGCCAAGCACGCGAGATGATCGCTAGCGGTGAATTAGGCGAAATCAATGCCGTCCGCGCCCAGTACATTCAAGGTTGGTTGCGGACGTCGTTGGAAGAAGAAGACCAAAAACAGGCGGCTTGGCGTACCGACCCGAGTAAAAGCGGTGCGGCGGGTGCCTTTGGTGACATCGCGACGCACGCTTACAACCTCGGTCGCTACATGACGGGACTCTTGCCCGATCAAGTGAGCTGCAGCTTGAAAACATTCGTCGAAGGTCGAAAGCTGGATGACTACGGGACCGCCGTGATCCGTTATGAGAACGGCGCCTTGGGAACGGTCACCGCATCCCAGATCAGCCACGGCCGTGAAAACGATTTGGAAATTGAAATCGATGGAACCAAAGGGTCGCTGCGTTGGCGGCAAGAGAATCCCAACGAGATGATCTATCGACAAAACGGCAAGGCGCATCAAATCTTGACTCGCGATCCAAATGCACCCTTCATGAATTCAATGGGGGCCGCCGCTTGCCGCCTGCCGTCGGGGCACCCAGAAGCATTCTTCGAAGCGTTTGCCAACGTGTACGCTTCGGCATTTGACGCGATGGCCGAACGCGCCGCCGGCAAGTCGGTCGAGAAGAAGGACACTGTTTACACGAACTGCTATGATGGCGTCGAAGGGATGTATTTTATCCAGCAGTGTGTCGCCAGCAGCGGTGAAAACGCCGCGTGGGTTCCATTGAAGCACGAAGCCGCACGGCGATAA